One window of the Natronomonas marina genome contains the following:
- a CDS encoding ABC transporter ATP-binding protein, with product MSSESLRSTGVEFDTGSGRETVLELDGLRKTYDGTRVIRDLSLSVYDGELLTLLGPSGCGKTTTLRLIAGLERPDGGTVRLGGDAVSGSEFVVPEERDVGVVFQEFALFPHLTARENIAFGIDEWSEPERSRRVDELLALVGLEEHDDKPPGELSGGQQQRVALARSLAPEPSLLLLDEPFSSLDVDTRVRMREEVREILKEAGVTAVSVTHDQEEAMSISDRVAVMSDGEIQQVGTPEAVFQQPKSRFVAGFLGHASFVSGEVADGCVESALGCIPFERVNGLSEEYRGSDIDLMIRPDDVRAEAAGPEAANGVVVHRRYLGPTVLYRVELDSGDVIGCMHNHADKVSLDDHVRVRLNADHDLAWFPQDERIVPESAG from the coding sequence GTGTCTAGCGAGTCGCTACGGAGCACGGGCGTTGAGTTCGACACGGGGAGCGGCCGGGAGACCGTCCTTGAACTCGACGGCCTCCGGAAGACCTACGACGGGACTCGTGTGATCCGGGACCTCTCGCTTTCGGTGTACGACGGCGAACTGCTGACGCTTCTCGGACCCTCCGGGTGCGGGAAGACGACGACGCTGCGACTCATCGCCGGGCTAGAACGCCCGGACGGCGGGACCGTCCGGCTCGGCGGCGATGCCGTCTCCGGGAGCGAGTTCGTCGTCCCCGAGGAGCGCGACGTCGGCGTGGTCTTCCAGGAGTTCGCGCTCTTTCCGCACCTCACCGCCCGCGAGAACATCGCGTTCGGCATCGACGAGTGGAGCGAACCCGAGCGGAGCCGTCGGGTCGACGAGTTGCTGGCGCTCGTCGGCCTCGAGGAGCACGACGACAAACCGCCGGGGGAGCTCTCCGGCGGCCAACAGCAGCGCGTCGCGCTGGCCCGGTCGCTGGCGCCGGAGCCGAGCCTCCTGCTGCTCGACGAGCCGTTCTCGAGTCTCGACGTCGACACCCGCGTTCGGATGCGCGAGGAGGTCCGCGAGATCCTGAAGGAGGCCGGCGTCACCGCGGTCTCGGTCACCCACGACCAGGAGGAGGCGATGTCCATCTCCGACCGGGTCGCCGTGATGAGCGACGGCGAGATACAGCAGGTGGGAACCCCGGAAGCGGTCTTCCAGCAGCCGAAGTCCCGGTTCGTCGCGGGCTTTCTCGGCCACGCTTCGTTCGTCTCCGGCGAGGTCGCGGACGGCTGCGTCGAGTCGGCGCTCGGCTGTATCCCCTTCGAGCGCGTCAACGGCCTCAGCGAGGAGTACCGGGGAAGTGACATCGACCTGATGATCCGACCCGACGACGTCCGTGCCGAAGCGGCCGGCCCCGAGGCGGCAAACGGCGTCGTCGTCCACCGCCGGTACCTCGGTCCGACGGTTCTCTACCGGGTCGAACTGGACTCCGGGGACGTGATCGGCTGTATGCACAACCACGCCGACAAGGTCTCGCTGGACGACCACGTCCGGGTGCGCCTGAACGCGGACCACGATCTGGCCTGGTTCCCGCAGGACGAACGGATCGTCCCCGAGTCGGCGGGGTAA
- a CDS encoding DUF5805 domain-containing protein produces the protein MSETDRVSVQTYVPATQRERWRAEADELDMSQAEYVRAMVQAGRRGFELGDAGTGNGVEADPPDATPGGDGLKDRVLDVLDESEVAGWDELLAGVTDDIEERLDDALEELQAEDRIRYSGRRGGYTVVDDGR, from the coding sequence ATGAGCGAGACCGACCGCGTCTCCGTCCAGACGTACGTGCCGGCCACACAGCGGGAACGGTGGCGGGCGGAGGCCGACGAACTCGACATGAGTCAGGCGGAATACGTCAGGGCGATGGTCCAGGCGGGAAGGCGGGGGTTCGAACTCGGGGACGCCGGGACAGGAAACGGCGTCGAAGCCGATCCTCCGGACGCTACCCCTGGGGGCGACGGCCTGAAAGACCGGGTCCTCGACGTTCTCGACGAGTCGGAGGTCGCCGGCTGGGACGAACTCCTGGCGGGCGTGACCGACGACATCGAGGAACGACTCGACGACGCCCTCGAAGAGCTGCAGGCCGAAGACCGGATCCGCTACAGCGGGCGGCGCGGTGGATACACGGTGGTCGACGATGGGCGTTGA
- a CDS encoding tyrosine-type recombinase/integrase yields MGVEDRTGSPAPDDPVGYFLQDMTFHGRSDRTKSAYERVLREFEAFVGTRGTDLETATQRECMAWVHSIRDEHAPSTVASYASYVHRFYAYMTQVGAFESNPMALVTEEMDESIDSDPARREISVPEMRSFVAGVGHPLERAIIGTLLKTGMRVGECCNLDLRDIHLDDSEVREAYPTDPRGSLDGRPDSVFVASEPTRGDVYNDEERTASNKRKRDTVVPIDDELKHLLKSWLAIRPDSDSPALFCSTSEWGKRATPSMVRSFVAERAAERGWYRAGGDAAENVTPHYFRHFFTTHLRDRTGDRGIVKYLRGDVAADIIDTYTHNWGDRVREVYEANVYRLL; encoded by the coding sequence ATGGGCGTTGAGGATCGCACCGGATCGCCGGCGCCCGACGACCCCGTGGGGTACTTCCTGCAGGACATGACGTTTCACGGCCGCAGCGACCGGACGAAGAGCGCCTACGAGCGAGTTCTCCGGGAGTTCGAGGCGTTCGTCGGAACGCGCGGCACGGACCTCGAGACTGCCACACAGCGAGAATGCATGGCCTGGGTCCACTCGATACGGGACGAACACGCACCCAGTACCGTCGCCTCCTACGCCTCCTACGTCCACCGGTTCTACGCGTACATGACCCAGGTCGGCGCCTTCGAGTCGAACCCGATGGCACTGGTCACCGAGGAGATGGACGAATCCATCGATTCGGACCCCGCACGGCGGGAGATATCCGTCCCGGAGATGCGCTCGTTCGTCGCGGGAGTGGGTCACCCGCTCGAACGGGCGATCATCGGGACGCTCCTGAAGACCGGTATGCGGGTCGGCGAGTGCTGCAACCTGGACCTCCGAGACATCCACCTCGACGATTCCGAGGTACGGGAGGCGTACCCGACGGACCCACGGGGGTCACTCGACGGACGGCCGGACTCGGTGTTCGTCGCCAGCGAACCCACCAGGGGCGACGTCTACAACGACGAGGAGCGAACCGCATCCAACAAGCGAAAACGGGACACCGTCGTTCCGATCGACGACGAACTGAAGCACCTTTTAAAATCGTGGCTGGCGATACGCCCCGACAGCGACAGCCCGGCGCTGTTCTGTTCGACGAGCGAGTGGGGCAAGCGCGCCACCCCCTCGATGGTCCGGTCGTTCGTCGCCGAGCGGGCCGCCGAGCGGGGGTGGTACCGTGCTGGCGGCGACGCCGCCGAGAACGTCACCCCACATTACTTCCGGCACTTCTTCACGACCCACCTGCGGGACAGGACGGGCGACCGGGGGATCGTGAAGTACCTGCGCGGCGACGTTGCCGCCGACATCATCGACACCTACACCCACAACTGGGGCGACAGGGTGCGAGAGGTCTACGAGGCCAACGTCTACCGGCTGCTGTAG
- a CDS encoding DUF2309 domain-containing protein: MSTETAVRDSIDEAATTVGSLWPIHSFVTANPLSGFEDRPFEEAVERAATLWGGRGYPSAETFRTALERGQIDPEILEAELAEAGYVDDPETLLDRMADAADVVDAEDDADTATDHVDRVLTKWLSAFLDEGSAHWMMPNREAGFYTAFRGMAEYDSEIPDDGVVADLPEAATEAIEAVLKSYPESQWVSIFEEQLAALPGWSGFVKRRAEDGGVWQSTYPISLEGYLAVRLALLDAVGADIEPADDAVDVTPADELARAFLRAWEATYRDDLVGTVAAGSRSIDDDGTSGRPDAQLVFCIDTRSEIIRRHIEATGDYETHGYAGFFGIPMEYRGYDTDVAVDACPPILDPQHHITDFPTDDETQARHDRWSGVRAAADEVIEILEANAATAYGYVETAGSGYGLSLAARTLVPGRVHDLLDAAAELVPDEHEFCEPLVHHQHTYSGDLPVGLTTEEKVEYAATAFELMGFEEFGRLVVFTGHASETANNPYDSSLDCGACAGNPGGPSARVLATICNDEAVTAELRDRGFDIPEDTVFVAGQHNTTTDELELFADDVPESHADDLDQLRRDLATARESAAAERAEVMGTDGSDGVGETERRAADWAETRPEWGLAGNAGFVIGPRELTSGCDLDGRAFLHSYDWSTDPDGDALEAILTGPMVVTQWINTQYYFSTVDNAVYGSGSKVTQNPVGNVGVYQGNGGDLMAGLPLQSLMAADDEPHHQPLRLSTVVHAPVERVTDVLADHEGLTEILDNDWLSLTVIDPTRDNRAFHYEESLEWTPVTERTEAPPETPNAPAVADD; the protein is encoded by the coding sequence ATGAGTACTGAAACCGCCGTCCGCGACAGCATCGACGAAGCGGCGACGACCGTCGGCTCCCTGTGGCCCATTCACTCGTTCGTGACCGCCAACCCCCTCTCGGGGTTCGAGGACCGGCCCTTCGAGGAGGCCGTCGAGCGGGCAGCGACCCTGTGGGGCGGGCGTGGCTACCCCAGCGCCGAGACGTTCCGGACGGCGCTGGAACGCGGCCAGATAGACCCGGAGATCCTCGAAGCGGAGCTCGCCGAGGCAGGCTACGTGGACGACCCCGAGACGCTGCTCGACCGCATGGCCGACGCGGCCGACGTCGTCGATGCCGAGGACGACGCGGACACCGCCACCGACCACGTCGACCGGGTGCTGACGAAGTGGCTGTCGGCCTTCCTCGACGAGGGGAGCGCCCACTGGATGATGCCGAACCGCGAGGCGGGGTTCTACACCGCCTTCCGGGGAATGGCCGAATACGACAGCGAGATCCCCGACGATGGGGTCGTCGCCGACCTACCCGAGGCGGCGACCGAAGCTATCGAGGCGGTCCTGAAATCGTACCCGGAGAGCCAGTGGGTGTCCATCTTCGAGGAGCAACTGGCCGCGCTTCCGGGCTGGTCCGGGTTCGTCAAGCGTCGCGCCGAGGACGGCGGCGTGTGGCAGTCGACGTATCCGATCTCGCTGGAGGGGTACCTCGCGGTACGGCTGGCACTGCTGGACGCCGTCGGCGCCGACATCGAGCCGGCCGACGACGCCGTCGACGTGACCCCGGCCGACGAACTCGCTCGGGCCTTCCTTCGCGCGTGGGAAGCGACCTACCGCGACGACCTCGTCGGGACCGTCGCAGCAGGGAGCCGGTCGATAGACGACGACGGTACGTCCGGGCGGCCGGACGCCCAGTTGGTCTTCTGTATCGACACCCGCTCGGAGATCATCCGTCGTCACATCGAGGCGACGGGCGACTACGAGACTCACGGGTACGCCGGCTTCTTCGGCATCCCGATGGAGTATCGGGGATACGACACCGATGTGGCGGTCGATGCCTGCCCGCCGATCCTCGATCCGCAGCATCACATCACCGACTTTCCGACCGACGACGAGACCCAGGCACGCCACGATCGCTGGTCGGGCGTCCGGGCGGCCGCCGACGAAGTAATCGAGATACTGGAGGCCAACGCCGCGACCGCCTACGGCTACGTCGAGACCGCCGGGAGCGGCTACGGTCTCTCGCTTGCGGCCCGGACGCTCGTCCCCGGGCGTGTCCACGACCTGCTCGACGCCGCTGCCGAGCTGGTGCCCGACGAGCACGAGTTCTGTGAGCCGCTCGTCCACCACCAGCACACCTACTCCGGCGACCTGCCGGTGGGGTTGACCACCGAGGAGAAGGTCGAGTACGCTGCGACCGCCTTCGAGTTGATGGGTTTCGAGGAGTTCGGTCGCCTCGTCGTCTTCACCGGCCACGCCAGCGAGACGGCAAACAACCCCTACGACTCGAGTCTGGACTGCGGTGCCTGTGCCGGCAATCCCGGTGGCCCGAGCGCCCGCGTTCTCGCGACGATCTGTAACGACGAGGCTGTCACGGCCGAACTCCGCGACCGCGGGTTCGACATCCCAGAGGACACGGTCTTCGTCGCCGGCCAGCACAACACGACGACCGACGAATTGGAACTGTTCGCGGACGACGTGCCCGAGAGCCACGCGGACGACCTCGATCAGTTGCGCAGGGACCTCGCTACTGCTCGTGAGAGCGCGGCTGCCGAGCGCGCCGAGGTGATGGGGACCGACGGGTCGGACGGCGTCGGCGAGACGGAACGCCGTGCCGCCGACTGGGCCGAGACGCGCCCCGAGTGGGGACTGGCCGGCAACGCCGGTTTCGTCATCGGCCCCCGCGAGTTGACGAGCGGCTGTGACCTCGACGGCCGCGCCTTCCTCCACTCGTACGATTGGTCGACCGATCCCGACGGGGACGCGCTGGAGGCCATCCTCACCGGTCCCATGGTGGTCACCCAGTGGATCAACACCCAGTACTACTTCTCGACGGTCGACAACGCCGTCTACGGCAGCGGGTCGAAGGTGACCCAGAACCCGGTCGGCAACGTCGGCGTCTACCAGGGCAACGGCGGCGACCTGATGGCCGGACTCCCGCTCCAGTCGCTGATGGCCGCAGACGACGAACCGCACCACCAGCCGCTCCGCCTCTCGACGGTCGTCCACGCGCCGGTCGAGCGGGTAACCGACGTTTTGGCCGACCACGAGGGCCTGACCGAAATTCTTGACAACGACTGGCTGTCACTGACGGTGATCGATCCGACTCGGGACAACCGCGCCTTCCACTACGAGGAGTCTCTGGAGTGGACGCCGGTGACCGAACGGACCGAAGCGCCCCCGGAAACGCCGAACGCTCCGGCCGTCGCAGACGACTAG
- a CDS encoding proton-conducting transporter transmembrane domain-containing protein yields the protein MSGHSSSTTVGSLPDTTAESPFVPVALTWLVWSLFAASIAVLIVSVRFGVGWELPGLVAVDGLTVLMWVVVTFFSGIVHSYSRRYMAGSTHKTRFFLATFGFTTSVMALVAADHVALFGFLWVAMGLLMAELIGINEGWKQARAAAAVARKYFLASSALLGVALTALWWTTGATTVSGIGAATDTVGGPVWLIAAGALVLAAMIQSALIPFHGWLLSSMTAPTPASALMHAGFVNAGGILLARFAPVITVDSTLMLAVVALGAASAGGGKLLKSVQTDIKGKLGCSTVGQMGFMIMQAGLGFFGAAITHLVLHGFYKAYQFLSSGEQIEHATPSETTEHTIGRTTSAVGFLVALVTGLAGGVVFTVLTGKGANVDSGLLLTFFVVFTTLHAARSAIQQTSLPAPARYGAVPLVFFPAIVVYAVVYEGVSGLLTVSTATTELTLLHGVIAVGFVGIYVAIETGVHEQSQRLYVTLLNATQPSSDTLLTSKEEYNEY from the coding sequence ATGTCAGGACACAGTTCATCGACGACGGTTGGATCACTTCCGGACACGACGGCCGAGTCGCCGTTCGTGCCCGTCGCACTAACGTGGCTCGTGTGGTCGCTGTTCGCCGCGAGCATCGCCGTCCTGATCGTAAGCGTCCGATTCGGCGTGGGGTGGGAACTCCCCGGTCTGGTAGCCGTCGACGGCCTGACCGTCCTGATGTGGGTGGTGGTTACCTTCTTCAGCGGTATCGTCCACAGCTACTCGCGCCGCTACATGGCGGGAAGCACCCACAAAACGAGGTTCTTCCTCGCTACGTTCGGGTTCACCACATCCGTGATGGCGCTCGTCGCAGCCGATCACGTCGCACTGTTCGGGTTCCTGTGGGTGGCGATGGGCCTGCTGATGGCGGAACTCATCGGTATCAACGAGGGCTGGAAACAGGCACGGGCGGCCGCGGCGGTCGCCCGCAAGTACTTCCTCGCCAGTAGCGCGCTGCTGGGCGTCGCGTTGACGGCACTGTGGTGGACGACCGGCGCGACGACGGTCTCCGGGATCGGTGCGGCCACCGACACGGTCGGCGGTCCGGTGTGGCTGATCGCCGCCGGCGCGCTCGTGCTCGCGGCGATGATCCAGTCCGCCCTGATACCGTTTCACGGCTGGCTGCTCTCCTCGATGACCGCCCCGACACCGGCGTCCGCGCTGATGCACGCCGGCTTCGTCAATGCGGGCGGCATCCTGCTGGCCCGTTTCGCCCCGGTCATCACCGTCGACTCCACGCTCATGCTCGCGGTAGTCGCCCTCGGCGCGGCGAGTGCTGGCGGCGGAAAGCTCCTGAAGTCGGTCCAGACGGACATCAAGGGCAAACTCGGCTGCTCGACGGTCGGCCAGATGGGCTTTATGATCATGCAGGCCGGACTCGGCTTCTTCGGGGCCGCGATCACCCACCTCGTCCTGCACGGTTTCTACAAGGCCTACCAGTTCCTCAGTTCGGGCGAACAGATCGAACACGCGACTCCGAGCGAGACCACGGAGCACACGATCGGCCGTACGACGAGTGCCGTTGGCTTCCTCGTGGCGCTGGTGACCGGTCTCGCCGGCGGCGTGGTGTTTACGGTGCTGACCGGGAAGGGAGCCAACGTCGACAGCGGCCTCCTTTTGACCTTCTTTGTCGTCTTCACCACGCTCCATGCGGCCCGCAGCGCGATCCAGCAAACCTCACTTCCGGCGCCAGCCCGCTACGGAGCCGTTCCCCTGGTGTTCTTCCCGGCCATCGTCGTCTACGCCGTGGTCTACGAAGGTGTCTCGGGCCTCCTGACGGTCAGTACGGCAACGACCGAACTGACCCTACTCCACGGCGTCATCGCCGTCGGCTTCGTCGGCATCTACGTCGCCATCGAGACCGGCGTCCACGAGCAGAGCCAGCGTCTCTACGTGACACTACTGAACGCCACCCAACCGTCGTCGGATACCCTGTTGACCTCCAAGGAGGAGTACAATGAGTACTGA
- a CDS encoding amidohydrolase family protein yields MEEVAGTVLAGRSFEPIRGHVVVEDGRIQAIEETETESTDIVLPAFVNAHTHLGDSVAKEAAVGLSLDEAVAPPDSLKHRQLAAADRSELVGAMRRTLRFARRTGTVSCLDFRESGTDGANALREAARTVDVDPFIFGSESPSVLDVADGYGASGANDDDFTEERAACERRGVPFAIHAGEPDATDIHPALDLEPDLLVHMVHAEREHLDRVRSQSVPVAVCPRANTVLDVGRPPVRELVDHTTVALGTDNVMLNPPSMFREMAYTAKRFDVTPREVLRMATTAGAEIAGLDCGVIAPGRRAALTVLDGDSDNLADSVDPVRAVVRRATALDVERVVG; encoded by the coding sequence ATGGAAGAAGTCGCGGGAACCGTTCTCGCCGGCCGGTCGTTCGAGCCGATCCGTGGCCACGTCGTCGTCGAGGACGGCCGGATTCAGGCCATAGAGGAGACGGAGACGGAGTCGACGGACATCGTGCTGCCGGCGTTCGTCAACGCCCACACGCACCTCGGGGACTCGGTCGCGAAGGAGGCTGCCGTCGGGCTGTCGCTCGATGAGGCCGTGGCACCGCCGGACAGCCTGAAACACCGCCAGCTCGCGGCTGCGGACCGGTCCGAACTCGTGGGGGCGATGCGCCGGACGCTCCGATTCGCGCGGCGAACCGGTACGGTGTCCTGTCTGGACTTCCGCGAGTCCGGGACCGACGGGGCGAACGCGCTCCGTGAGGCGGCGCGGACCGTGGACGTCGACCCGTTCATCTTCGGGAGCGAGAGCCCGTCCGTCCTCGACGTCGCCGACGGGTACGGAGCCTCCGGTGCGAACGACGACGATTTCACCGAAGAGCGTGCTGCGTGCGAGCGCCGCGGGGTCCCCTTCGCCATCCACGCTGGTGAACCGGACGCGACCGACATCCATCCCGCACTCGATCTGGAGCCGGACCTGCTCGTCCACATGGTACACGCCGAACGGGAACACCTCGACCGGGTCAGGTCCCAGTCGGTCCCGGTCGCGGTCTGTCCGCGTGCGAACACCGTCCTCGACGTGGGGCGGCCCCCGGTCCGGGAACTGGTCGATCACACGACTGTCGCACTCGGCACGGACAACGTGATGCTGAATCCCCCCTCGATGTTCCGCGAGATGGCGTACACGGCGAAGCGGTTCGACGTGACCCCACGGGAGGTGTTGCGGATGGCGACGACCGCGGGAGCCGAGATCGCCGGGCTCGACTGCGGTGTCATCGCTCCCGGCCGGCGGGCGGCACTCACCGTTCTCGACGGCGACTCGGACAATCTGGCCGACTCGGTGGATCCGGTGAGGGCGGTCGTCCGGCGAGCGACCGCGCTCGACGTCGAACGCGTCGTCGGTTAG
- a CDS encoding Lrp/AsnC family transcriptional regulator: MADEEIDDVDKAILYALQEDARNMSSGDIAERTGTSDSTVRKRIQRLESDGVIKGYSASVDYQKSGYPLRMLLFCTASIPERGDLLPDILDIDGVVSVQELVTGEQNLLVTVVGESDSDITPVAQELLDMGLTVADEVLVRSHETTPFGKFDSGNGN; the protein is encoded by the coding sequence ATGGCCGACGAGGAAATCGACGACGTGGACAAGGCGATCCTGTACGCACTCCAAGAGGACGCTCGAAACATGTCGTCCGGCGACATCGCCGAGCGGACCGGCACCTCGGACAGTACCGTCCGCAAGCGGATTCAGCGTCTCGAATCCGACGGCGTGATCAAGGGGTACAGCGCCAGCGTCGATTATCAGAAATCGGGGTATCCGCTCCGAATGCTGCTTTTCTGTACCGCGTCGATACCCGAACGCGGCGACCTCCTCCCCGATATTCTGGATATCGACGGCGTGGTGTCGGTCCAGGAGTTGGTCACCGGCGAGCAGAACCTCCTGGTCACCGTCGTCGGCGAGTCGGACAGCGATATTACGCCCGTCGCACAGGAACTCCTCGATATGGGGCTCACCGTCGCGGACGAGGTCCTCGTTCGGAGCCACGAGACGACGCCCTTCGGCAAGTTCGATTCCGGGAACGGGAACTAA
- a CDS encoding SDR family oxidoreductase has translation MPGDLEGTAAIVTGASSGIGRATASALSDAGARIVLAARSEDRITALADDLGTDAIAVPTDVRDERDVETLVERTVETFGGVDTLVNNAGLGLGSSVEDLSTADYRQMMETNVDGMFFTTRAALPHLRESAGTAVFIGSFAGQYPRSFNPVYAATKWWTRGFAKSLSAQAGEEVAVTVVNPSEVRTEFGSEEGESFAGRFEEGEVTEPEEVAEAVVFAAERSPSMVSELDLFRRDKFTGL, from the coding sequence ATGCCCGGAGACCTCGAGGGAACGGCGGCTATCGTCACCGGCGCGAGCAGCGGCATCGGGCGGGCGACGGCGTCGGCGCTGTCGGATGCCGGCGCCCGAATCGTGCTCGCGGCCCGCAGCGAGGACCGCATCACGGCGCTGGCCGACGACCTCGGCACGGACGCCATCGCGGTCCCGACCGACGTGAGAGACGAACGCGACGTCGAGACGCTCGTCGAGCGCACCGTCGAGACCTTCGGCGGGGTCGACACTCTCGTCAACAACGCGGGACTGGGACTGGGTAGTTCCGTCGAGGACCTCTCGACGGCCGACTACCGGCAGATGATGGAGACGAACGTCGACGGGATGTTCTTCACGACGCGTGCGGCGCTGCCGCACCTCCGGGAGTCGGCGGGAACGGCGGTGTTCATCGGTAGCTTCGCCGGGCAGTACCCCCGCTCGTTCAACCCGGTCTACGCGGCGACGAAGTGGTGGACGCGGGGGTTCGCAAAGAGCCTCTCGGCGCAGGCCGGCGAGGAGGTGGCCGTGACGGTCGTCAACCCCTCCGAGGTCCGCACGGAGTTCGGCTCCGAGGAGGGCGAGAGTTTCGCAGGTCGTTTCGAGGAGGGGGAGGTGACCGAACCCGAGGAGGTCGCCGAAGCGGTCGTCTTCGCGGCCGAGCGGTCCCCCTCGATGGTGAGCGAACTCGATCTCTTCCGGCGGGACAAGTTCACGGGGCTCTGA